The Haloarcula limicola genomic sequence GTTTATATACTGCGTCGGTTTGAGTGACCGCAAAATCCTAGGATTTCTGCCTCGTGTTCACGAGCATGGCCGACAACGCGCCACAGTCAGTCCGAATCCGAACCGGCGAAGGGAACGAGTATCGCCTTGACGCCATCGATCGAGCCGCCGGTCGTTATGACAGGAACCGAAGTGACGCCGTCGCCTGTGCTTGTGATGATGCCGTTCGGTTACTCGACGCTATTGAAGACGTACTCGGTCGGTCAGACCTTACTCACAACCAACGCGAAGAGATCGCTACACGGTTTGATCGCGCTGCAAGTGTCAACATAGAAGTCGGGCTCTCAACTCAGGTCGGTGAGAAGTGAGAAGTCGTTTCACAGGGAATCATACACGCTAAGTACGCTACTTGACCAGCAATCTCAGCCGGTTTAACCAGTCACGATTTTATTTCTTCGGGACGACCAGACATTGGTGTATAATAGATAGGGAAACTACGAGAGGTGAAAAATATCTAGTATTATGATTCGTTAGCTAATCTTTTTTATCCACTTCTTACGTACAAGCACAGTCCTTATTTTGTCATGTTTTGAGGGATTAAGCAATCGCGATTCACACAAACCCTTACAGAGATAAGCTACACCACTTCTATAATCTTCTGGGATAGGGTTTCCTAAGGAGGGCAGTCTAACTCGTACCTTCTACGCTGACTCAGATTTCTGGTAGAGGAATAATTGAGAGATCTTCATGGCCATCTAATCTGAACTATTCTTATTTTCACTTTCACTCAGGTTTCTTTGCATTTATAGTTCCGACTGATAACCAGTCCGCTAAGCGATGATAAAAGATGCTACAGCTCTCCGTCACGGGGCTGTTCCGCAGGATTTGTACCATCGAGATGGACAGATTGACCACATCTCCTCGATACTCGACCCCTCGAGCTTTGAATGGGCAGAGGACGTCTGTATCTTCGGCCCTTCTGGGGCTGGGAAAACGACGATAGCGAAGTACGTCCTGCGCGAACTTGAACGAGAGATATTGGATATTCGCTGGGGCTACGTCAACTGTATGGCCGACAACACGGCCGCGAGCGCGATTTACAAACTCGTCCGTGATCTCGGACTCGGGGCCGACCTCCGCGAAGGTGTTTCGACATCAAGGATGCTTGATCGACTCAAACAGTTCGACGGCCAGATTGTCGCGGTGCTTGACGAGGTCTACTCCGTCGAGGAGCGTGCTGTGCTGGCGCTCGAAACGGTGCCGAATGTCTCGCTGGTCGCTATCACGATTGACCAGGACGAGTGGTTCACGGCGCTCAGCGCACAGGCG encodes the following:
- a CDS encoding DUF7692 domain-containing protein, which gives rise to MADNAPQSVRIRTGEGNEYRLDAIDRAAGRYDRNRSDAVACACDDAVRLLDAIEDVLGRSDLTHNQREEIATRFDRAASVNIEVGLSTQVGEK